From the genome of Streptomyces sp. NBC_01304:
AAGGCGACCTTGGCGCCGCCGTCCGGCCCGTCGATGGCCGGGAAGCCGTAGATCTGGACGCCCTCGGTGTCCTCCCAGATGTAGATGGGATGCCGCTCCGGCAGGTAGGGGTCGACGCCGCCCGCCGGCTGGAACCAGTACATGATCTGCCGCTCGATGCTGAACGGAACCCCGAGGTCGTCGAGCAGCTGCGGCGCCCAGGCTCCCGGGCAGATCACCAACTGCCCGGCGGTGTACGTGTCTTCGGCCGTGTGCACCCGCACTCCGTCCCGGTACGGCTCCCACCGGGTCACCGGTTCCTCGAAGTGCAGCTCGGCCCCGGCCTGGGTCGCGAGCTGCAGCTGCGCCGCGACCGTGCTCTCCGGACGTACGAGCCCGGCACGCCGCTCGAAGAGCGCCACGTCCTCGTCGCCCGGGGTCAGGGTCGGAAAGCGCCGCCTGATCTCCCGCGCGTCCAGCATCTCGTGCGGCAGGTCCCACTGGGTGGCCGACTTCAGGGAGCCCGCGACCGTGCGGCTGTCGGGCCGCCCGAGCATCAGGCCCCCGCAGAGCGTGGCGACCTGTCGTCCGGTGTCCTCCTGCAGCCGCTCGTACAGCTCGAACGACCGAAGTAGCAGCGGCACATACGCGGGGTCCTCGAAGTACGACTGCCGTGTCACCCGCGATCCGCCGTGGCTGGACCCCCGGCTGTGCACCGGCCCGAACTTCTCCAGCCCGAGCACCCGCACGCCACGGGCCGCCAGCTGGTCCACGGCCGCGCTGCCCATGCCGCCGAGCCCGAGCACGATCACGTCATACGTCGCCGCCATGAGGCCTCCCTATCGCCGGATGCGGGTCATCTTGGGGTCGAACAGCGGCTC
Proteins encoded in this window:
- the solA gene encoding N-methyl-L-tryptophan oxidase, yielding MAATYDVIVLGLGGMGSAAVDQLAARGVRVLGLEKFGPVHSRGSSHGGSRVTRQSYFEDPAYVPLLLRSFELYERLQEDTGRQVATLCGGLMLGRPDSRTVAGSLKSATQWDLPHEMLDAREIRRRFPTLTPGDEDVALFERRAGLVRPESTVAAQLQLATQAGAELHFEEPVTRWEPYRDGVRVHTAEDTYTAGQLVICPGAWAPQLLDDLGVPFSIERQIMYWFQPAGGVDPYLPERHPIYIWEDTEGVQIYGFPAIDGPDGGAKVAFFRKGSICTPETIDRTVYDHEVDAMAAQSARLLPTLPGSFLTASTCMYSTTPDEHFVIARHPAHPSSVTVACGFSGHGFKFVPVVGEILADLAIEGTTAHPIELFDPSRLSAAPV